The Oxyura jamaicensis isolate SHBP4307 breed ruddy duck chromosome Z, BPBGC_Ojam_1.0, whole genome shotgun sequence genome window below encodes:
- the CZH9orf24 gene encoding spermatid-specific manchette-related protein 1 has product MFLFAQKHKTPISTYTDSYRPPCTMKKSIHEKAPLQLWKENKFVTQGLAVPQEQNPASQGQSEKLIKAVMQEYLYRNAIDPTAYWPEKYWLTRPEEKYNPIFVNEDKYITWRAGPYNSAAWNKYSTYLPLPPKEKRMETYLHSIPVPYPPKPACLNQYEREVVADMLRRQSRLSPPSLQPVYTMSGRRPFQGYYSPCSGRHYCLRGMDYYVDGDPAIRRHLHTLAERTVRSIPCCNYSPTATLCAPSHHLQPSYPYSSPRWDTSHFKRMGGVQRGSYIIHPEFSSEACSARECW; this is encoded by the exons ATGTTCCTCTTCGCCCAAAAACACAAGACCCCCATCAGCACCTACACCGACTCCTACCGGCCGCCGTGCACCATGAAGAAGTCGATTCATGAGAAGGCCCCGCTGCAgctatggaaagaaaacaaatttgtgaCCCAG GGATTAGCAGTGCCCCAGGAGCAAAATCCAGCAAGCCAAGGTCAGTCCGAGAAGCTGATTAAGGCAGTGATGCAGGAGTACCTGTACAGGAACGCCATCGACCCCACCGCCTACTGGCCTGAGAAGTACTGGCTGACCAGGCCTGAAG AGAAGTACAACCCGATTTTTGTCAATGAGGACAAATACATCACCTGGAGAGCAGGTCCCTACAACAGCGCAGCCTGGAACAAGTACAGCACCTACCTCCCCCTCCCACCCAAG GAGAAGAGGATGGAGACCTACCTGCACAGCATACCCGTGCCATACCCTCCGAAACCTGCCTGCCTCAACCAATACG AGCGGGAGGTGGTTGCCGACATGCTGCGCAGGCAGTCGCGGCTTTCGCCGccatccctgcagcccgtgTACACCATGTCGGGGAGGAGACCCTTCCAGGGCTACTACAGCCCCTGCTCCGGGCGCCACTACTGCCTGCGAGGGATGGACTACTACGTTGATGGGGACCCTGCCATCAGGAGGCATCTCCATACCCTAGCAGAGAGGACTGTAAG GAGCATCCCCTGCTGCAATTACAGCCCCACAGCGACGCTCTGTGCACCTTCACATCACCTCCAGCCATCATACCCATACTCGAGCCCTAG GTGGGACACGAGCCACTTCAAGAGGATGGGAGGAGTCCAGCGAGGCAGCTACATCATCCACCCCGAGTTTTCCTCGGAAGCTTGTTCTGCACGGGAGTGCTGGTGA